CCCTTGAATCAGGGCATCCTTTTCTGCGTGACTCAGTCCAGCGAGAGGGGGCAGTTCCTTCATGGCAAAAGTTTATCATCTTCTACCAAAGGCGTGCTTAGGTCAACCTAGTTGAGCAATTACCTATCAGTTTTTGAGTAATACATCCTAGACATGAGAATCAGAAAATCAATCCCTCCCTATGCAAGCAATTCCGCGGAGCTTGTGGGAAAAGTCCTAATTCTCTTAGCAATTGGTTTTGGTTTTTTCAGCCGATTTATCAGTGTATTTCAGTACAACACTTTCGATGTGGGATTCTCTCCAGATCAAGTGAGAGATGCCCACGTTTACATGAAGATGTGACATCTTCAGGGAGCATGTCAGTTTTGCAAACCGATTAGACCATTGAGATAAGCGCAACGATGAGCTAGCACTTGTGGAACATTCTCACGCTTCCACTGCGCGCCTGATATTTGAACGCGACGGTCAATCTGCTTGATAGTCGATTCAACCGCACCCGAACCCACCGAACACAGCCCTTCCGCTTGGAAGTAGTCGTAATTCACAATGCGGTGGCGATGTTTGCGCAGATACTCACAGAAGTTCTTTGCCTGTTTTTTCTGAACGTCTTCAAACAAGAGAATGGTTGCATCCACTTTCCCCCGCCATAGTAGCGCTTCGGCTTGATGGAGACGCTTGAGCAAACCGCCGACCTTGTAGAGATTCTCTTTGAGATGATACCAATCGAGGATCTCCCGACGACACTCTGCGGTGGCGATTTGAGCAATCAGATTCCAAACTCCATCATGGCCATCTCCTAAACAAGTCAAGGGATTTTCTAAAGTTTGAGCATTAACCCAGCCAATCAGTTGAGCATTGTTTTGAAAGTTGGCAACCCTACCTTGTTCAGTGGCAATGGCTTTGTAGTCTCGCCATTGACAGGCCTCCCCCAACGGCGTTCGCACCCGCACCTTGCCCCCATCCACACCGAGTTCTGCAATGGGCTGCTGGGCCGTTGGCAACTCAAAGCTCTGATGATGCACCAAGCGTTGTTGAGTTTTAGCTGGAATGCGAATCCCGGTGAGATAAGCTACATCACGCTCTGCCTGCTCATAGGAGACATTGGCACTTAAGCGCAGACAGCATTTCTCTAAATGGGGACTCAACTGTCGGGAGGGAGCAACTGCCAGTTTCTCTGCTTGGCCCGTGGTGAGTTCTAGCTCTCCCAGTGTACTTTTTAGCCTTCGCACTCTTCCTGCTTGCGTACCGCTAACCGCTCGGATAAAAAACACCCTAATTCGGGACTGACATGGGCTTGAATCTGCTCTCGCAGAGTCAACTCAATACCTTCGAGTGTTTTCATCGCTTCCGGGTCACTTTCGGCGTACAGAATTTGAGCAATCGCTTCGAGATGAACTTGGAGGGCTTGGGCTTGAGCAGGAGTCATGTCAGGGGTTGCAGCAATGAGTTGCCTCTATCCTGACTGATTTCACCGAACCTTGCAAAGGTGACCTGCTCCCAAGATGTGGCAAGGAGTTTGGCCTAGCTTAGGGCCAGCCTCCTCAATTGGTGGCTACAATATACCACCGCTTTACTATTATTTGGTTTTTCCGTTTACTGTTTTTGGCCCCAATCCAGTTTTTCAAGCTTTACCGAATGCTCTCTTTTCCTTTTTATCAATTCCACTCTTAATTTATTTGGTCTACCAGCTTCTAGATAACCTCAGTTCTAGCAAACGACTGTTTTTAGCAGGCTTAGCAGGTTTTTGGTATAGCAGTCTTTTCGCTGACATTTATCTGAGCACCTACCAGTGGAACCCTAGCCCTATTCCATTCTTCTTAATGAGTTTTTTACCTCACCGTTCGCGTAATCGAGCCTGACTATTCTGAATTACCAATTAGACTCAGTAGATCGCAAATTCTCTAGGAAAGGGGTAGGGTCAGGCTAAAAGCATTAGATCAAGCCATGACGACCTACCCATCTTCATTATCTCCTGCTCCCGCTCTGACCGATGAAGGGACACTGGAAGCTGCCCTTGATTGTCTACTCGAGTCTGTTCCACTGAACATGGAAGGCGGATACACCCCCCAAGACCTATTCGAGATCCTGCTGCGGGCTGCCAGCCGAGGCGATAGCATCGAACACACGGCTCAACGCTTGCAAGGTACACCCAGTGGTAATGGTATCCGCTATCACTTGGATAAGTTGGATGAGATGGCCACACTGGAGAGCCAACTCAATGCGGCTCTGCAAAGCCGAATTCCACCCAAGATTTGCAGAAGGCAGCATCGCATTGCCATCGATTTACACTTAATTCCCTACTACGGCAACCCAAGTGAGGTGGAGGCTCCCTACATCTACCGCTCTCAAGCTAAAGCTGGAACTACCTCATTCTTCGCCTATGCCACAGTCTATGTTGTCTGTCGTCACAAACGTGTGACCCTAGGGATTCATGCAGTGCATCGTCAAGAAACCTTAGTGGCGACCCTGACTTATTTGCTCGCGAGGTTGAGTCCGCTGCGAGTCCGAGTCAAACGGCTTTACCTGGACCGAGGGTTTTATAGTGTCCCTGTCATCCGTTGGCTGAAGGCATTGCAGATTCCCTTCCTGATGCCTGCGGTGATTCGGGGCAAAACTGGAGGAACCCGTCAACTGCTAAGGGGACGGCGCAGCTACCAGACACCCTACACCCTCAACAGTCCCCAGTATGGTTCGGTCAGCTGTCAGATGCGGGTCATTTGTAACTATTACAAAGGGCTCAAGGGCAAGCATGGGATTCAATACACTGTCTATGTGCTGCATCGGGTGAAGGTTGCCCTGCACCAGACCCATCGGCATTACAGAGACCGTTTTGGCATTGAAACCAGTTACAGGATCAAGAACCAGTGTCGCATCCGCACCACGAGTAAAAATCCTGTAACCCGCTTTCTGTTTGTCGCTCTAGCGTTTGTCCTAGTCAATCTTTGGGTGTATTTGCTGTGGTTCTTTATCAGTTGGACGCAACGAGGAGGACGAGTGGTTTACCGAGAACTGTTTGCCCTCAAGACAATGCTGGAATTCCTGTCCCAGGCAGTGGAGCGGCATTTTCCAGTCATCACAGCCATCTACTTACCCGCTCTGGAATGAATTTGCGATCTACTGAGACTACTGTAAATGTCTGGAGGCAAGCCTAAAAGCCGAATAATCTCTTGTTGGAGAGCATTGAGGGGTGGCACATGACCAAAGGATTTTCCATGCACATCGATGAGGGTGACAGTAATATTGCGAAAGGCTTGTAACACCCGTTCCGCCGTTGGATGGTCGGTCGCTTGCTTGGGATTATTCGAGTTCAAGCCCACCAAGGTGGTTTGTTCGCATTGCAGTTGACGACGCACGACGAATTCAATCAGGGTGAGTAACCGCAGCGCTAGAGACAACAAGTGAAATAGGCCTTTGACTTGGTCATCTCGTTGAACAAACAAAGGACTGATGGAAAGGGGAGCTCCTTTGAGGCGATGAAACCCGCGTTCGACGATCCATTCATCCCGATAGCTTAACACCGCATCGGGAAGGGAGAGTTGGGTGGCTGGAGCATTGGAAACATAAGCCCGCCAGCCAAATGTCCGTTCTGCTGCGGTAATGGACTCTTCCTGGCGACGGACGGCGCTGATCTGGTAGCGGACGGCTTCGCTCAGTTGCTTGGGACGATCCGATGCCCGCCCTCGACCGACATAGCGCTCTGTCTGAGTCACGTGTTTCTCGTATTGATAATCCAGCAAGCCTTCCACCCGATGCTGGCTCAGAATGGCTTGGGCTTGTTGTTGCAGCAGGGCCTCCTCTTTGATTTGCCGTTTCCCACGACCGGGGGTGGGTGTCAGCGCGAGTAACTTTTCCGTGGCCGTCTGCAATCGTTGTGCCAGTCCCTGTCGCTGTTGCTGGGCGAATTGAGGAGACTGAATCACGAACACCCGCTCTGACCAGGTCAACTCCGGTTGTTCATCCGACAGACTGACTGGCCGACTCACCTCGATTCCTTGAGCCATCACCCGCTCAATCGGTTTCTGCCCTGGACTTTCCGGTTTGAGCACTTTGACCTCCATCAGTTGAGTGGGTTCGCTCAAGGCTTGAGCAACCCAGGTAGACAGCAACTGAGGAACCTGCCCAGTGAAGGCCAATGGACAGAGATAGTAATGACCTTGCGTGTGCAAGTAACGACGAGTGGACAAGGCGGCCATTTTGCAATCCCCCACAAACAAGAGTCCGGGTTGGTTCAGGGTTTGCTGCACCTCAGCAATGGCCGGAATGTAGAGTCCGTCATCGGCTGTTTCCCCAGACACCACTTGAGTGACCAACGGCAGACCCAGTGGGTCTAGCACCCCTAGCATCAGCTTGACTTGGGGCAAGCTCGGGTCAGCTTTGCTATGACCAAACTGGAATAATCGTTCCTCGGTACTCGAGTGATAGCCACTGACGGTCGTGGCGTCCAATCGCACCCGCTGAGGGTGTAACGGGTAGACCCGCAGCAGTTGCCGATTCAATCCTTGTTCAATCGCCCTCCAGGTCTCCTCCCGGCTCAATCGTCGTAGCAAGATACTTAAGCGGTCATCGCTAAAGTCGGTCTCTCGCAAGTCCAGGTTGCACACTTGCTCAATGCTATAACGCCGTTGTGCCACCCATTCTTGCACCCAGACTTTACGGTGGTCTCCTTGAGACACGATGTAGCACAACCAGATGGTGGCCACCCAGCCTAAATCGAGTCCTTCCTGTTTCCAGTGCCGGGGCAAGTGTTCATTCAGAAGTCCGGGTAATCCCATTTGCATCATGACATGCAGCAGTAGCACGACGTCGTCAATCCGTTCCGAGGCCAAGCTGATTGCGTCTGTCATTGTCCAGCGATAACTCTGAATTCTATGCTGGATGATGCTTTAACCGATCTCTGCTAATTTAATCTTTTCTGCTGCTTATTACGCGAACGGTGAGTTTTACTGCTCTACAAATTTCAATTGGAAACCCATTTACCTCTCAAAGTTCAAGCAGTTAGCTGGGTTGCCTATGGTGTGGTGTTGGCTATTTTAGCTAGCCTGCACTCTAGCACCATGTTTGTGATGCCAATTGTGTTTGTTGCTAGTTCAATTTTATTTATTGCCAAAAACCGGAAGCGCTGGCAGCAGTGTTGTCTTCCTACCTATTCTATTTTGACAGCCTTACTTTGTCTGATTCCTTATTGGAAAGGGGAAGCTAGCCGTGGATGGGAGAATACTAAAGAAATTTTGCTAACGATTTTCAATTCCAACCGAGAAGTACAAGGTTATACACCTTGGGGAAAAGTTGGTCGGATCTTATTCAATTATTCAGAGTTAGGACAACAAGCCTACTTTATTAACTCTTCTTGGCTATTTACAGCCGTTGCCATGATATTTTCATTCTTATACCAATTCAATTTAAGGCTGCATAGAATAGGGCTTCTAAAATGAAATCATAACTGGTCAATGAAGCGACTTGTTCGGGAAGGAGTTCGCCTAAAATCTGGCTCAATCGCTTCTGCATCTGTGCGATCGTTGTGAAGTGCTCGCCCTCTAGCTGAGATTTGAGATACTGCCACAATCGTTCTGCTGGATTCAACTCTGGTGAGTGAGCAGGTTGCAGTACCGGAATCAGATTCTCTGCCCGACGCAAACTCTGAGCTTGATGCGCTTGCGCTCGGTCTAATTGAATCAGTGCCCGATCCTCGCCAAGTTCCGTTGAAAGTGCATCTAGGAAGGATTGAAACTGCTCAGAGTTGAGCTGAGTATACTCCTGCTCAAAGTGCCATCCACTCAGCGGTTCAACGACTCCATAGACCCAGAAGTTATCTCGCTTCCACGCTACTTTCGCCATCGGCTTCACTCCACAAGCAGTGATGACTCGCCCTGTCTCCGTTTTCAGTCCCAAGCGCATCTCATCTTGGCACAAATACCGCAACCGTTTGCCTTGACCAAACAGGTTCTGCAAAGTTAGAAGGGCAAGGGGGATGTTTTTTTAAACAAGGTGACTGCTTGCGGATCTTGCTGAATGCTTTGAGGACGAGGCACCTTCAATTTTGCTTTCAGCCGATAACGCACGGTTTTATGCACCGTTTTGTATTTCACGGCTTTGCCCAATTCGCTTCGCACCCACTGTTCGACCTCCCCATAACTTTTGAATCCCTCCGGTTGTGCCAAACGCTCTTGCAGTTGCCGCAGCATCTCATCATCCATTTCTGGTGGACGACCCGGTGACTTCTTGAGGCGCAGCAACTCACTGATACCTCCTTGGCGATACTGTTGCAGCCAGTGAGTAATGGTTGAAGGATTGCGGCCCAAGCGTTGAGCAAGTTCTTGATGTTGCTGCACTTGAGCACTCTTGAGCCACCACAGCATTTGTAGTTTCTCTTTTTGGCTCACTCTTCGGGCTTGGTGCAAGCTCTTTTCGAGATACTCCACACTCTCTTGAATTTCAACGTGAAAGGGGCGGGCCATGATTGCTCAGAGTCAGTTAATTCTTCTTCTTAATTCTATGCACCGTTAAATTGAATTAGTATTAGTAGGTATAGTTTTATCAATTGGCATCAATCTCAATATGGACTACACCTACTTAGCCGGGAAATATGGTCAAAATAGAGTTATTTCAACTCAAGAAATGGTTGAAGTACTCAATCAACTCCCTGCCAACTCAACTATCTGCGATCGCAACCTTAGAGGGTGTTTGAAAAGTCGGATAAACAGTAGAAAAGCTCACTCAGTGTAAGCTGCGAATACGAAAGAACACAGCACCGAGTGAGCTAGATGGGTAAATCCTATCCCAGTAATCTGACCCGTGCCGAATACGAATTTCTCAGTGACCTGATTCCAGAAGCAAAACCCGGTGGTCGCCCACGCAGCATCGAGATGT
This region of Trichocoleus desertorum NBK24 genomic DNA includes:
- a CDS encoding ISKra4 family transposase (programmed frameshift); the encoded protein is MTPAQAQALQVHLEAIAQILYAESDPEAMKTLEGIELTLREQIQAHVSPELGVFFIRAVSGTQAGRVRRLKSTLGELELTTGQAEKLAVAPSRQLSPHLEKCCLRLSANVSYEQAERDVAYLTGIRIPAKTQQRLVHHQSFELPTAQQPIAELGVDGGKVRVRTPLGEACQWRDYKAIATEQGRVANFQNNAQLIGWVNAQTLENPLTCLGDGHDGVWNLIAQIATAECRREILDWYHLKENLYKVGGLLKRLHQAEALLWRGKVDATILLFEDVQKKQAKNFCEYLRKHRHRIVNYDYFQAEGLCSVGSGAVESTIKQIDRRVQISGAQWKRENVPQVLAHRCAYLNGLIGLQN
- a CDS encoding IS1634 family transposase, with the translated sequence MTDAISLASERIDDVVLLLHVMMQMGLPGLLNEHLPRHWKQEGLDLGWVATIWLCYIVSQGDHRKVWVQEWVAQRRYSIEQVCNLDLRETDFSDDRLSILLRRLSREETWRAIEQGLNRQLLRVYPLHPQRVRLDATTVSGYHSSTEERLFQFGHSKADPSLPQVKLMLGVLDPLGLPLVTQVVSGETADDGLYIPAIAEVQQTLNQPGLLFVGDCKMAALSTRRYLHTQGHYYLCPLAFTGQVPQLLSTWVAQALSEPTQLMEVKVLKPESPGQKPIERVMAQGIEVSRPVSLSDEQPELTWSERVFVIQSPQFAQQQRQGLAQRLQTATEKLLALTPTPGRGKRQIKEEALLQQQAQAILSQHRVEGLLDYQYEKHVTQTERYVGRGRASDRPKQLSEAVRYQISAVRRQEESITAAERTFGWRAYVSNAPATQLSLPDAVLSYRDEWIVERGFHRLKGAPLSISPLFVQRDDQVKGLFHLLSLALRLLTLIEFVVRRQLQCEQTTLVGLNSNNPKQATDHPTAERVLQAFRNITVTLIDVHGKSFGHVPPLNALQQEIIRLLGLPPDIYSSLSRSQIHSRAGK
- a CDS encoding ISH3 family transposase, whose protein sequence is MTTYPSSLSPAPALTDEGTLEAALDCLLESVPLNMEGGYTPQDLFEILLRAASRGDSIEHTAQRLQGTPSGNGIRYHLDKLDEMATLESQLNAALQSRIPPKICRRQHRIAIDLHLIPYYGNPSEVEAPYIYRSQAKAGTTSFFAYATVYVVCRHKRVTLGIHAVHRQETLVATLTYLLARLSPLRVRVKRLYLDRGFYSVPVIRWLKALQIPFLMPAVIRGKTGGTRQLLRGRRSYQTPYTLNSPQYGSVSCQMRVICNYYKGLKGKHGIQYTVYVLHRVKVALHQTHRHYRDRFGIETSYRIKNQCRIRTTSKNPVTRFLFVALAFVLVNLWVYLLWFFISWTQRGGRVVYRELFALKTMLEFLSQAVERHFPVITAIYLPALE
- a CDS encoding IS630 family transposase — protein: MQNLFGQGKRLRYLCQDEMRLGLKTETGRVITACGVKPMAKVAWKRDNFWVYGVVEPLSGWHFEQEYTQLNSEQFQSFLDALSTELGEDRALIQLDRAQAHQAQSLRRAENLIPVLQPAHSPELNPAERLWQYLKSQLEGEHFTTIAQMQKRLSQILGELLPEQVASLTSYDFILEALFYAALN
- a CDS encoding helix-turn-helix domain-containing protein, with product MARPFHVEIQESVEYLEKSLHQARRVSQKEKLQMLWWLKSAQVQQHQELAQRLGRNPSTITHWLQQYRQGGISELLRLKKSPGRPPEMDDEMLRQLQERLAQPEGFKSYGEVEQWVRSELGKAVKYKTVHKTVRYRLKAKLKVPRPQSIQQDPQAVTLFKKTSPLPF